In Drosophila ananassae strain 14024-0371.13 chromosome 3R, ASM1763931v2, whole genome shotgun sequence, the DNA window CTTGCAGAACTTCGGAGAACTATCAAAGATGTTTGGCGAGTCGATGCTAGCTTCGCGGTGACAAAGACGACACGAGCTCGCACTCGACGCCAGGAAGTCTTCGGGCTCCGAAATAAACATTCTAAACCTATTCTGCGGACGCTAAATCCCcaatattttatgtttttgaaattattttcacaTGGAATCAACCGGCCTCGCGGAAAAAGGAACAACAATGCGAAAACACTACAAAAAAATGTCCTAACGCCTTTTCAGTATTTTTCACCCTGTGACTATCGATTAATCGCGGCACTGTGGATTAAAAGACAGTTTAATGGtcaaattattatattttttgaattatcTGAActaatatttaaactttttagcaaaaatttaagttttaaaaacaTTTGTATTGATATGAAcaataaataattacaaatacataaatacaaaaataaatacaattaaataataatggaCTGTTATTTGTTCATAGAAgtattattttagatataatagcTTTTATTAGTTTTCATAATGTGCTGAAAAATCTGAAGACTAAAAAGGATGACTGCAGTTATCATGAACTTCTAGAATAAtggttttaataattatattttggaaaCGCACCTTCGGAATACCGTTCTCGCGGAAGCTCAACGAACATGCGAAAGGGAAAGCTTTTTCAATTACCTACGGACTTTTGATTGAAACGGACGGAAAAATTTGTTGTCTCTGCTGAGTGCCGGCACTCTGGCGGCggaaaatataaatttctCGGAAATCAGTGTGAATACGTTGATTCCTTTAACCGAAAAGGACTTGACACTCAAAGTTGAGTGTTGATTAATTGAAAGTGCAGTGGCTTGATTGCAATTAGCCACGAGTCGTCGGCTTGTGGAATTTATTGCATTGCAGatgctggagcagcagcaccGCCCGCGCAAATTACCCACACAGCGGCACATCAATTGTAACGCCCACGCCGAAGCAACAACAAGTACAAACACTGTCCCCCCCAGAAGCAACAACTTTTTTACCTTCCGAAGGGAGTACGGGTGGAAGTAACTGTTCCGTGAGTTCCATGTACTATTTAAGTTGTTGTGCTTCAACACATATTTTGTCTTCATTACGCTCTCCGATGGGTGTGTGTTCCAGGGGGATAACACACCACAACAAAGCAACAACTATTCCTACCCCTTGTACATTTATTACCTCTCTTGAATTTACTCCCTGGCTCCTGCCCCACAGGTCCTTGCCTTCCTTTTGTCGTTTCCTTTCGACCTGAGCTTTCCATCCCATCGCCCTCCTTAGTCGTCACGCTCCTCGAGTTATCCCCCAGAGTTTCGGGGTTTTTTTGGCTACCTGTTCCCTGTTGATTTTTGGGTTATTGGGATTCCTTAAACTTCCACCGCTGCCCCAGGGAAGTTATGAGTTCTACGCTTTAATAATTCAGAGGTTTAAAGGGGAGAACAGAACCTAAGGATTCGGTGTCATTTTTAATGCGTAAATAGGAAGAATATGTCGTGAAGGGCTCatcgattttaaaattatgttgATTTGAAATTCTCTGATagaataaattacaaataattaataatttacaaGTTTATAGTCgctataaaattataaaatgatTCGACTTGTGCCATTACCTTTCTAGTATATCTCCCCGTTTTGGTTCAAAACAGTCCTTGTCTATCATCAATTTTGGTTGAAAACATTCCACTCGCCAATTACCCGTGAGACAATGATCTTTAATCACTCGATTAGACTATGTCCGATCGCCAGATCGGTGCAATGACTCAAGCTTATTATAGTTCCACATTCATCTCCCTCCCACTCGCGGCACCAAGTCTATGCACTCGTTGACTTTGAACTTGACTCGAGATGGCTGACGTTAAATTGGCTGGCAAATTGAGGCTGCAGGGAGCTCCCCCTAGCCCGGAATCCGTAGTACTCCATGCCTGTCACATGCGTGCGATCGTCAATGGCCGGGGTTCCATGCtgtaataaaaatacaacACTATCTATACCATTTACCAGCCTGGAATCATGCCATAATCTTATCAGCAAACCGAAGCTCTATGCTGGCTATATGAATTTTTACTCACTGCCGGGCCCAGAGAGCCCCAGCGCGGGTTTCCATAAAGATAAATGGGACACACACTCACCCCCTTCGCATGGGGATCCATTCAAGGGCGCCAGGAAAGTGTAAACAAAAATTCGAATGCAATTGACgactgaaaactgaaattaTGAAAGAAAGCGTCGAAGCCGATCTAAAATATTCCTGAAAATTAAGTTCCCATTAGAAAAAAGTATAGTTCTTATCTAGTTAATTTATGTAAATTTAAACGTAAAAAGTACATTTAAACGTATAGTTCTTAAATAGTCAACAATTAATTAGCATTATGTTTTCCTAAACAAGTAATGAGCAATCGTTTTATTTAATCACTATGGACGGCAGTCCaagaggtgacgacctgcatgccttggtaTGCGCGAGGAGACACTATGCagtagccgaagaattaaacaAATTCTGTTTACGACATCAGTTATAACATACAGATTTTAAGCTAAAGCCTTTTATTGTAATAtgtttgaatatattttttattattaataaacaattttattttagtgGGAAGTAGCTTAGAACCTCTTTAAAAGTACACCAACAGCGAAAAAAAAGTAACACCTCCAAACATAATCTTTCCAGAAACTATGACTAACATTAAATACATAGAAAGGGTATGGCAAGCCATTTGTTTTCTGCAGAAAGAATAACAGTCCATTTCTCACCCATTACAGCCTCGACAACATCGAGACTGTCGCCCGGTTATGGCCAAAAGAAACTACTGGCCAGAAAATCAATGAAAACCAAGGCAACTTAATACTATTAACATTTGATCTCATTGGCTGATTGGAGCTAAGTACTCGTTCAGCTCGCAATTACGCCGCCAAAGGTCAATATCAACAGTTTGTCATCAAATCCAGGCTCCAACAACCGAAAGTTATGTCTATAACGATAATTGCCATAATTGGAATGGCCAACATCAGAAGTTTTTCCGTAAATAGACTACTGGCCAGGTCATAAAGTTGCTTTTGTTGTAGTGGCCCAAGATGGGGCGCAAAAGATAGAactttgaagaaaaaaaatattaactaaTATCCTAAGTGTAGATTAGTGAGGCGGGGTGGCAGAAATGACTCGTTAGAGTGTTAAAAAGGTTAATGGCTgacaacaaaaacattaggagaCTTTGTGGCAATTGTTGAATACTTGTGAGTAATCGCAACTCTTAACCCACTTTAGAAAGcctgaaaataaaattgatttattcTAATGTGGTTATGATCATCAACTTAGTTCTTTACTGTTGAATATACTTTTTAAAGAGGCTCAACTTAAAAATATCATAAAGATAAAGTCACCTTTCATTTAGCTCACCTTTAGAGTTAAATTAGCAAAGAGGTTACCTGCATTTCAGTGATTCACTTTACAAACaaaattctatttatttttttattgaaccTCCAAGTGCGGGGTAATTACAAATcagcaaacaaaaataattctcTTTTTTCAAAGGGTTTATTTATGGCCACACGTTCTTATTTGATAGCTCCTTACTATTTATggtttttatgattttactGCTCAAACAtaagtattttattatttcccaTAATCTTAAAAGAAATTCGATTAGGCCTTTTCATAAATAAGGAATAAATAAACTGTCAGTTGAGCACGATTGGTACTCTTTGCGATTATCGAATATAATTAAGCTTTAAATCAATGGACATCTTAAGAAAGAGTAGAAAAGTTTCATAAAAGTATGTGAAGTATCATTTCCTTGTACTTGACACTATCAAGGTTAGTTGATTAATATTCTGATCTGTGTAATCTTTTATATTCGTCACAGtcctttaaataataaaatatatcagtGAGATACCAAAGTTCAGTGCCTTAATCCAAACAAGAACCATTTGTAGATAAGCTTCTTGCCATTTTACgtttaaacatattttctgCCATGGgtcttttcagttttatagAACCGATCAGCCGTatcggacgtgtttttttgatGTGCCAAGAGGTTTGCTACCAGGGGGATGCCGGCTCTTAGATCCTACGTAATCTTAGCTACCAAAGTACAATCAACCATAAACCACTACCTTATTTTGTTGCCAGGGGAGCGAAGACTAATCATTTTAGCCTATTGTAAAgtgtaattaaaattaattgcaaGGGTGTTCTCATCCAATAATATCGTTATAAAACTTAGTCAGtttttattagatatgtaaGAGTTCTGGGTACTTATAGGCACTTATCGGAAGACAAATATGGAAACACTTTTCCTGTCAAAATCAATCAAGATGCCTTTGAcataaataactaaaattatttaaattttttgcagTAAATTATATAATTGGATCCTAAGAAGAAAAACAGAATGGCTTGCACGTGCGAAGTGATCGGACTGGCCTGTGTGGTGGCCCTCATCCTCAGCGTTTCAGCCAAAGCTCCTTACCAAATGCGAATGATTTTCATCTTCTTTGGAGCGGGTGCCATAGTCTTGCTGTGTGTTCCTTTTATGATTTTGCGGCCAAGAGACTACCGGAATGCACTGTAAGTATTTTAAACTTTATGATTTCCTCTTGAATTTTTGATAATCAAGGGAATTGATTCTCCTTATAGGGTTCCTGCTTGGGGCTTCCGGCAGATATGCCGTCTGATGGGAATTACCATGGAGGTGCGTGGCTTGGAGAATGTTCGCAAGGATCATGGCTCTGTGGTGATTATGAATCACCAGAGTGCGGTGGATTTGTGCGTCCTGGCCTACCTATGGCCAGTTATCGGCCGAGCCACGGTCGTTTCCAAAAAGGAGGTCCTCTACATCCCGTTCTTCGGCATTGGAGCATGGCTTTGGGGTACCCTCTACATAAATCGGTCTCGGAAGGCCGATTCCATTAACTCGCTGCAAAAACAGGCAAAGGCGATACAGGATCGCCAATGCAAGCTCCTGCTCTTCCCGGAGGGTACTCGCAATACCAAGGAAACTCTGCTGCCATTCAAGAAAGGATCCTTCCACATTGCGCTACAGGGCAAGAGCCCCATCCAACCGGTGGTCATATCGAAGTACTCATTCATGGACGACGAGAAAAAGACCTTCCGCCCGGGACACGCCATCATTCACATCTTGCCAGAGGTTACCACCGAGAAGTACGAGAAGGAAGAGATGGAGAAGCTGATCGAGGAGTGCCAGACCATCATGCAGACGGAGTACACTAAGCTGAGCAAAGAAGGCCTGGCCTTGAGCTCCAAGAAACAAGCATAGGACTGGATAGGTTACGATTTAACTCAGGTTACACGAAAAGTACACCACCAAAGTTCCTGCTTGAggatttaatttatattcGATCTACAAGATTTGTCTAAGCGAGAGGAATCAAAAGCAATGGATGGGACGGGGACTTGGAATAGTTTGCCTAGTATTAAGTTACACTATATCAATCTTCAAGTGTATTTTTGATTAATATTAACTGTTTTACCTCCATGATACATGAAAGTGTATGCCTAGAGCTTTTTTTgacaaaaggaaaaacaaatgACAAGCAACAAAAGACATTTTTACAAAACGAATAAAACGCATTTGTTCGATGTTTAGCTTTATGCgaattatacaaaatattgatGTGTGTGTATATAATGAAATGAGacctataaaatattttgcactAAACTTTTGTGTCTTTTATTTCttcaaaaatgatttttatcaGAAACACATActttctattttaaaaattttcaaattatttgtaaaatatacCGTTAAATTCTGTAGCAATCGATAGAGATCAGAATTCCTAAAGCCGGTCACACATTTTTTAGAGggtatcatttttttttaatctggTCAGACTGGATGAAATGGTAAACAAACAATATTGATAACAATGGAAGCCGCTGAGATTAAATCTGAATTGGAGGAAGATGGCACTGAAGAAACAAACCCCAACGTGCAGGATGAGGATCCAGAATCGACCCCAATCTCGGAAGATGCAGGTCCCAAAAAGCTTTACGACATCCAGAGAATCCGCCAGTTTGGGGAAGTTCCACTTCTGATAAAGCGCATGGAACCTCAGGACTCCGTTGTAAGCTACTCTGGAGCTGTGAAAGTTCtggaagaaatattagaatttCTACGTCGACACCACATCCCACGTGGAGCGGGAATCGCGCTACGGATCACCCAGCATACAAAAGCCTCCTGCCTGTTAATTCTAGCGTAGGTCTTCCGATTTCAAAATGAGTCTTCTTTTAAATGTTTCAATAATTTGTAGAGTCCTCAATCACAATTGCCATTTTTTCGCGACGGACAAGATGCTGCTCTCCCAAGCGCTACATGGCCAGATGTGTGCCGCCGGCGTGGAATACCTTCTTGTAAGTGAACACCTTGGAGTTGGAGCCATGTTCTTTGAGCGATTGGATAGCATGCTGGTATTTGGGGAGGAGTGCAAGCTTTTTAGGATAAAGCACGGTTCCAATGACCCACCCGTCCAAGCAAAGAAACCGCTGCCACCTAATATGTGTTACACCATCACCACTACAGGAACCACCGGAAGCCCCAAGCTCGTCCACGTGCCTTACGAGTGCATTGCACCCAATATACTGTCGCTTAGGTATGCAATTGTGTAGTTTTCCCATGCTTATCTTATCACTATGCTCTCCAAGCCAGAAACTAAACGTCTCTATGGCGGATATCATTTATCTGGGCACTCCGTGCACCTTTGATCCTTTTGTAGTTGAACTCTTTCTGGCTTTGCAAAACGGATCCGCCGTGCTATTTAGTCATCAGTCGATGAAGGAGTCTCCCAGCCGCGTGCTGAATGCACTGTTTCCCAGTAACTTGGCCAAACCTGGAATCACCATACTGCAGATGACTCCTTCGCTTTTTCGGCAGTTTGGAGCTACTGCCATAAGAGAACGAATACTAAACAGCTCCAGTTCATTGAGGTATTTTGTTATAAATCTTATTAGAAACTTTATTAACTTTCAATGTTCTTAAGAGTTCTACTTCTTGGCGGCGAAGTATTTCCCTCCAATGCTGAGCTTGTTTCGTGGATGGACCCTCGAATATTACTCCATAAACATATTTGCAATATCTATGGGATAACGGAGATATCATGCTGGGCCCTCCTGCACATGGTTCAATCTCTGAAAAGCCAAATGCCCCTAGGAACACCTATCGATGAGAGGACAGTTCTGCGAATTCAATGTGAGACCGATGGGGATCTGGAATACGGAGAGCTCTTTCTCGGAAGCGCCACGCGGCGCTGCTACATTCCAGAGATCGATGACAAGTCGGAAGAATTGGAAGACGACGCCAGTGTTTGTTTTCGAGCTACTGGAGACATGGTTCATCGGCTCAAAGACGGCACAATATGTTATGGAGAGCGGGCGAATGATGTGGTGAAACGAGCTGGAAATCGAATCAGCCTAGGTGC includes these proteins:
- the LOC6497198 gene encoding 1-acyl-sn-glycerol-3-phosphate acyltransferase alpha, producing MACTCEVIGLACVVALILSVSAKAPYQMRMIFIFFGAGAIVLLCVPFMILRPRDYRNALVPAWGFRQICRLMGITMEVRGLENVRKDHGSVVIMNHQSAVDLCVLAYLWPVIGRATVVSKKEVLYIPFFGIGAWLWGTLYINRSRKADSINSLQKQAKAIQDRQCKLLLFPEGTRNTKETLLPFKKGSFHIALQGKSPIQPVVISKYSFMDDEKKTFRPGHAIIHILPEVTTEKYEKEEMEKLIEECQTIMQTEYTKLSKEGLALSSKKQA